CTGGcacttatcttcgaaaacgaaagaaggcgTGTGCACCTGTCTCTGTGGCGGTAGGATGTAAAACGCAAAGTGAAGGGCAGTTGCCACGGTGgaagcacttgccttttcgtgcatagcgttgcattgtcagtgcggtgtcataaacgctacggtccttagaattacttatgccttatctgatataaagacacacatacagaacactgacgtgttgttattgtgcctcagatacgcACAgtaatttgttttttatttgacaatccgcacaagtatgaacgctaaatcctAAGCataattggtgggcgctgcggaaggGGTTCGATTTTAACCGTTTGGGGTGTCCTTTCGGTGGACAAACAaataaatgtacagacaaacagacggacagacagacagacagacagacagacagacagaccaaagtttttgcgccgAAGTACCCCATGAACGACTATCGTCTTAATAATCACAGCCATCGAGTTTCatgcaataatacctagagaggaatctggtgcTAGTGTATACGCAGGCTCCTCCAGCGGCACATGTATACCCAATGGGAATTATGGAAGGTAGAGGCTTGGGACCTTCGTCGGATGAATAGGGGTATTTCGATTCACGACGCTTGTTTGCCAactgtaaaacaaagtgatatgaacttATATTCAATTGAAACTTGCTTAATTTATTTGCTTGCTTCAAAAAGTTCTCGTGACGAGGCGGGAAAAGTGAAACCTCGGCAAATTTATTCATTGCATGCATGGCTCCTCCATTCCGTTCCGGATCTGGCATAAAGATTTAATGAATtatttttacaacacttgaaaacaagcCTGCTTGTTTTTCTTTAGAAAGTAcgtattatttatttatgaaaaGAACAATACAAAATTAAGTCAGGAACATTTAGCGTTTTGTCTTCTGCGATGCTAGGTGCGTCTGTCTGAGCGTTCTGCCCCCCACGTACCTGTAGTTCTGTTATGAAACCGAGTCAGCGGAGCCTGACGGTGCGCTTACTTAGCTTCGTCATCGTTTGCAGTCGATTTAAAACGAGTTTATACAATACGCGCTCGTGAACAAACATGCAATATCTTGACGTGCTATATCTATTTGTATACCGGTGAGTGAATGACGCTTTGCCTAAACCGTCAAACACGATTTGTTTAGCTCCAACATGGCGACAAATCAGGAGATATAGTGGTCTTCTGTTTCTTCGAACATTAAAGGCCAAAACGCGCGCTGTAcgaaaaacgaaactgaaactgcggaaaaaactcccaagcatttccccgaggtccaacatggttaagtgcgaatacacagggtgatgctatgagggggagtgaAGTTAATATCCGTGGGCATTCGCCAGTGAGCTCACGTAAACTCCcacgtgtgatcacattgcgattcccaggaaccattagaccatctcgggaaatcttggtgagctTACGCacatatgtgagagtaaattcgcactataatgatgtttatgtgtTTTTATTACGCTCGGAACGTCGATAGGCACGTTCACGATCTGTCACTTAATGCCGTACTGACGATTGCCCCACGTCagccgcctgatgctcatgaagcGGAGTCgaggcgctcttccaccgggttcagatcggggaggtccgcgggacgaggcGGCTGCGCGTAGCCAtggctcttgctcaacggcggaacccgcccggccagcagggactctcggcacgaggcacacacccggaacgcacctaagggagccagccgcgggtcttgcgcatccatgtcgtcgcatcggtgttcgcccgaccgtTTTTTgaactcgttccaaagaactcGCAACGCGTTCAATCTtttggtctcgttcctcacgccggaaatgcagctcagATTGTTGTCAAACCACAGCCGGTCGCACACGGCGCAGCTGTGgccgaagctgcgatccacaaagtcgcgcTTCAAGCGCGCATCTGGACGGGCAAACTCCAAGATCCGCGCTCGCTCACACATCGCGCGTCCCCCCGCCAGATCGGCTTCAGGGGGCTCGGCTCGTTTCATCCGCTTTCGTTCGGCGTCTCGCCGCTGGCCTTCATCACCGCAGGCGATGCGCCGTTTACGTCGCCCATCGGCTTCCCGCGCGCGGAGTTCGGGATTCGCGGCctgcttcgcccgcttgcgctcggcatcacgggtcCTTCGCCGAGCTGCCTTGTGTTCAACCGGCGCGGCGCGCGCAATTACGTgatgtgtgacgtcgctgcgccgttgctacagacgctcttctccgctcctcgcgccgttgctaggggagaggaggaggtgcaccgcggacggcggattcagggtcacTTATAAAGTGCACTTGCACTTAAAAGTCTGTAGATAGTTCACTAGCTAACTCTATCCAATGCGAAGCTTGTACTTCCAATAATCATCATGGAGGTACACGGTCACAGCGCCAAACTCCTCTcttggtattattgtatgaaactatgtgatcacagcatatccaccgagtgaatggtgatgagtgggttgaatcgtccgtccgcgcgtccatgaTTATGTCCATACGTtagtgcatccgtccgttcgttcttgcttcctttcgTGCGCCCGTAAATGCGTGCAACCAAGCGTTCGTCCATGTGTTCTttcgttcatgtgtccatccatccgtccattcgtgcatccgtccatccgtgcttccgttaatctgtctgtctatctgtctgtctgtctgtctgtctgtctgtctgtctgtctgtctgtctgtctgtctgtctgtctgtctgtctgtctgtctgtctgtctgtctgtctgctgagtgagtcatacaactaggtgctTACCAACCGGTCACAGACATGCATGGGCCGACATACGGCTTTAGGAGCATCGTTCCCAATAATTTGTTATCTTCCTCGTCGCCGCTAAAGAGTCGTGTCGCAATTATACACCAATGTCAAATATAGTAAAGTAAACATACAGAGTGGATAATTCAAGTAAAGCTAAAATGTCGTTGAATGTATCAGCCCAAAATGTCACACTCTTTGAATTACCTTTGCTTTTCTCTGAGCACTCCTTGCCTTACATTGAGCTTTGGTGCTAAACGACGCGGATTCGAACGACGCTGAAGATGCTGCCGATGATGATGTTTTGAGGCTTATTTATGATTCACTTTTTCAGCTATATTGGCGAAGAGTCGGGTATGTGTGAAAAATATGATAAGATGTTAGAATTACGACGTAATTTGAGACATGTTTGTAGTCTTCTTATTACTGCAAAGCTTCACCTATGGAGAAGGCATCTTCATTTGCTGCAATATGCATCGTTCGCATTTGGTCTAGTCGATGGCACCTGCAGCATTAATTTCTGTCCCACGTTTGTTTCTCCATGCTCTAAAAGAGCATGAAGCTATTCGCACTCTCTGCTCCCGCCTTCTGTTTTCCCCCACCGTTATTAGTTTTGAACAGCGATGTCGACAggcagaagaagaaaagaaagctaCGGTGGCGTGTCTGAGTCGTACCGCAATGCCATTCCTGCATTCGAAGCTTCGTAGACCCCAGCTCCTGGCCGTGTTACTAACGTTCACTGCGGGTCTGCTGGCCGCCGTGTTCATCTTGCGCAAGGTGCGCCGTCACAGAATGGACCCCGTGCTCCTTGCGGACCCCAACAGCCTGTACACAGTCGTGCTGAAGCGCCGCGAGGCGATTGGTCATAACGTCAAGCTCCTCCGGTTCGCCCTACCAAGCTATACACAGGTGAGCCGACGATGGGCCACGCTTATGGAGCCCTCGcgtctgttgaaaaaaaaatatttttgttcaaTCGACGCCCCGGCATTAATTTCCTCGATCCTTGGGTACTCAATTGGTTACCATTGTTTAAAAGGCTACAGATAATCACAATTCAATGTCTGCTTCTTCAAAATATTCTTGGCACAATAAAGATGAGTTTATTTCACGAGTATCTGAGAAGTGGTGCCGTATGTATTGTCATACTCGCAAAACGAGCGAAAGAAGATTCCTGAGTATTGCAGGTGCACTTGGCGGTGCCCTCGTGAAAAGTGAAAGATTTTTTCCTTAATTGTTGCGTGAACGACAACGTATATAGTACTTTCCTTTGACTGTGAATGCCCTGCAGATCATAGTAAAAGTCATTTCGCACAAAAACGTTCGTTGCATTCAGTTTTAAAGACTTCGAAAAATCGGGAGCATGCAAGTAGGTACTATCACATTTTGAGACAACCGTTCAGTCTTTCAGGTTCATAATTTTTCTGCGCTTCTTTGGAAGGTCAGGGAGTCCAATAGTACAGTTATTCAAAAGCTTTTTCATTTGTGTATTCCTAAGACAGAGTTGGTTAAAAAGCTTGTGTCGCTTAAATTCCAGCGGCGCTATGCAGGAGTGGCCATGTTTCGTGAAACTCGGGATCTTCCcaagctctggcgacacccccttatgtacgagccaacagtacgaaaaagtTAAATCCGTCTctcagcgcgctgcgtttcattgatTACCATGGAACCAGTCATCACGTCAAGGATGGTCCAATAAGTTGGGCAGTGTTATCAAACAAGAGgcgtcttctttcatttgtttttcattccactgagtgcagaatCGCACCCTGTCTTGACTGGGGACTGGCAGCGCAAGAGACGCCCATCAGCTGAACTCTCTGGAGCGGTGCTCGTCGAGGGGAACGCTGTCTGCGTCCAACATGAGTGCGGGAACACTCCCAAGTGCACTGCAAAGAACGTGCACCGGCTTGCCAGTGACATGCGGTCCGCGTTGCACACGAACGCTGTGACATGCTGTCGGCATTTCAGGAGAAACGTGTGCATGGATATAGGAGGACaaaaaaaatagcagatcccacgtacaaagGAAATCGATGATAagtgaagcatgaatgagaaggGTTCATATGTAACTTTataatcagcacaatgttacgaggtggaggataATGATGCCATATATGACTTatgtgtcatgactatcatgtcgGAATGTGTCCTTTACTTTAGCCATCtagtcacgtcacgtgataccaaatttatttcatgttgagctagcgaaacggccgcgagcacgctatgagcatggtatgttgtcatgttcttacatgaaaggcttgtcaggattgtcatgtttgcaccagtcatatagtttcgtcatctattgacgtcacgtaacaccaaatttggtatatctggagaTAACGAAACGGCCAccaacgcatcatgaagggcccattgtactccaacgtagcgttgacgcgcgcgcacgctcggAACAGTGACGCTAAGTgaggaaaacgcgagcactctatagtctgacgccagacccGAATggcgctaccagcgtccgtcggcacggcctgaCGGGAAGCGGTGCGAATTGCCACATACCGAATTtcgtgccaatgcgttacccaggcaacactccTTCTCcctcttttagaggcgaagctctgtATTGCGGCACCtgctcgtccctcgtagtcgtactagcagcatagagaaataaaggttaagagtggacactcccgtagaccccagcggcccaatcgaccctagcacacctagtggttggtgagagcaagtggcgtgcgcttcctgtttcggtttcactggcgcaaattttgaattactttgcataaccgacgtttggctatgacgaaagttcatgatttcaaaccacttttcatcgcccaaatggatagtttttgcaGGTCGTTttatttagcgattccctgtcttgttcagtggttcgtgcgaatctgTCGTGACATAATTTTTAtttgattaagttataataaaaagagatgcaggtaatgacaATTCACTACAGTTTTATTCAcgcacttgtgtttttcttttggaacaagtgatcaatgtatatatcagtcaaagagacagagtatccgcaatgttttattcaaaggcaaggtagagtctgagaatatacaaagcacaatatgacaaaggtagacaacaaatgcatctcgcctttcAAATAAATGggaacaaatattgtaacaaatacagagagaacacagacaaggcacacatcgctagagttggcagaagccgagaagctggtgaagtatgacacaccagGCCAGTTGGTaactaaggatctatggcaaaaacacagcgcacaatgctgacgaagaaggaagaagtgatttatacacagcaatgaagtcgcgaatcacgcctggggttaaccgaaataatgcatagaaaaaaagagcgcacagaaaccacacgacagaATATAGCAggaaggcaaaggtgcagtgtgctggctgtgcttaagaacagctagcccaaaatgaaaaaaaaagcagacttgatgcctgcttgtcctcagaaaggtagggctttgcagcttgctcactacgtgaaagacaaactttatgctacaacactggcaggttttgtggcttttgttatgcgtcgccttcatcaaaaacttaagatcccaagtgatttgcgtctgggtgttgctgtgacgtttgcgagctaaaatagattgtagtcatcacttttcCAGAATTGCGGACCTTacttggtgctacgagagcggtattacagggctaataaatagcagaaggaaaccactttggctcattatttttcacaaaggctctacatcgtacgttatcactcaaaagctatataaagataaaatggcagcgtccgcagccccatcaaacgctacaagtttgagtattcttttgaaaattttgatgggcgagatgaggaggttgacgAGAAgcaaaaatacgaaaagcgtgataacatgaaccgtgcccacttcatactgtgttccttacccgctcgaagacatttcaacaagcggttttgttatcgatatattacttgagctggagagataaagcatacacagtgaccaagcgagccacagtaaagtgtacagttcgcccgcatttgctacaaaaatacagacaggatacccaacaatttttttaaggttatgcaaatcacttcgagcgaatacagtgtccctactcctcatagcgggtaacctaaacaatgtatgcaacgaagaagtggctagtccagttgagctAAATATAAGCATATaggaccataatgaagtctgctgtaacgaagtaataacataacaaagctactACAGAATTCGGCTCAAcacgaatactttagtgtaaacccgccactaattgctaacctttgaacttgtcaagctgtatgcctgagattgaagactggaacctaaccctatctaagtttcggttcacaaaacgcacatgcacACATAAACGAACccagcaaaacattttcagaaacttcgcgcgacacccagcagagcagaaatgaaaatcgccaacacttgacagatggtgatacaaaacatcgcacactttcaggtgatgtgcagtggccttagttatggcaagaaagtgagattcaagttgttgtacgtatgcaaaagctgcttctgatggcacagtgagattcccaaaaagtttgctggggacgtggtatgctttgagcattgtgaaatactggtgggtaccctaaagcgtctcactgtcgtgtttcagtaactgtgggcaactgcaaccgtcacatgcattccgaaggaagcgtttgatgagaaaaccagctacataatatgcagcggagtcatcgataatacgCGAGTGATtgttggtcgcaagttcagagagatcgtctagagcgggaaagtcgtcaggctgtggctgtgcacactcattacccacaagagacgcactggtgagggagaatggcgagagctgctcctggaggaggtcacattcatcattctcgacatttccgtattctgacagcttgaagagttttcttatgcagatgtgcttcaggccacaaataaattgtgctacattggggttggtgttgcaaccctgtttttgcctaatgtggccaaatatgttctccagaggatcctgttgaagcctgcgtgttagcaggtattcaaaattgtaatttttggagaggtcatcccatagttgacaaattgtctgaattgtaatttgccaacctacgatggtttgtggttgacgtctgccaacaaactgccatgatgcaatccagggaagctggcctcggaggaagtcaatcagctctgaatcatttttcatgattgcatgccgcagcttttgcgaagttctttttttactcgagctgttcaaggcatcgaaaatcctgtccacaCGATCACAAAAtggagctgtagtgatggccgaggcaggcagcaccttcacatacaccattgccgtgatagcaatcgaaactgatgcactgaggacctgagttgctctgctgatcttcatattagaaaaaggtttctgatgaacgtgccgttcagtcaactttggagccaatcgcaaccgcaactcatgtgaggattgggaaatgcttacaatgtgcgaccagttaacgatgtcatccccaatgtataacttgtgtgcttggacattattgcgcgttgttttaattaaatgcgaaACATCAAAACAGTAatacacccgctcaccattaacttaaaaaaaaggctttgttacagtcactcttagtcggttagcgagacttacattctcctggtcacaaatgactgctttcactgcaatattaatgctcctaagctccaaaatgagtgacaccagcaagttatgcataacagatgatggtgttgatgtgtgccctgtAGGAAAAGCagccggttgaacccactttctcgaaacaccaacaagaagaaaaaccagtgctcgatcagcgatggttgaagtgcgatgagtgccatcatctgtaaaaccctggacaacgtctcttgcagcatcatagtacaaattctttttgagtgccaTTTCGTcaaaaactaaagcgcacactcggtcccgttcattccaagcttgagtatttgttgcaatggaagaaaggattcctggaattatgcctggagtcatctttacattagctagccacatTAGAATGCCGGGAGCgtaaagaaaaatatggagccggaaatcggtatgctcgcggacctcggaagtttaagtgaagagcaaatttcttgaaccacacgggaaaccgcttgcccttgcgtttgggcctcaagcgaacatgtgcagaaagaagtttaaaaacctcctcggtgacgtgcggtcggataacttcaagggcctttgaagtcgatgacggtgcttggtgaggctgtctccgcagtcttttgatagttttccgctgtgctgctactttggcttgcagatgtttaatggtttgcttgtacttcattgatggagacattgtcgctggcacacaggaacgcactgcaataaacaaaaaaatggatgtaaaagcgaagaacaagtaatcccatacgagcactttcctcgctctttcagacccaaggtgcacaactttctgtggtgcaaagttttcgattccactacctaaaaacaaaccattcacaatgttgacaatgcacaaaaaaatgaaaatcactgagagcccacccttacattttgtaagtgcacacgtagtgtccttttgaggatagtttcctcagaatgtcctaaacataaaatagcacattaaaaacggCTGCagtaaaagcatagtcaccattttctctagggcactcaggtgtggagctgttggcggagacgtcttctggagggtcttgtgaagcttgttcagtgcctcggacagtgctgtcggaacaatcttgcgagcggcctgcggaagtctctatatcaatccactctggtgttgaagtgaacatacaacttaccggtcacacaagttccttttgtgacagctgaatgactggttaaggttttctccggcaagacgaagtcagcggaaattctttcaccagctacaagggagctgccacctgcagaggtttggtcaacagtcaatttcggtaaaaaaaagaaatcgcgacactgaacgcaccctgttcatcggggcacctcaatgtgtgggagccgctttttgaaacctctaccgcaggtcctgaagaaatgaaattacgacaatgtatcagtaagaggcttaaaataacacaaactgaagctcatccgcaccttgcagtgcagcttctgcagccatgtcacagtcactacttgaagcgacgctcagagaacctgcatatatgtgcagttggtacaagttacaaagcttgtagcatgaggaaacttaaacagctctttcaaacgcataaattggtcgaacgtggaagaaaagagaaggcaccaactaggaaacaagtaatttgtgatttttggaattattaacagtggcagctttcactgatgaaaggtatacgtacaagtgcactcaggcttgaagataacgtaaaatagccctttaaagtcttttaaaacaagttgcgcaggtcaagagcatcaaaaaacgacaaaaatataaagctgctgttaggaaggtaatagcccacaattcacaaaatttaagactttccaagtgttacttctatagtgaggcttctccaccggctacaaagatcttcacggttaactgtcgccactgattcaatacaagtggctgctaatgcacatatttgagtttcagtcaatcatttacatggtgcagctggttgcacactgggaacagccattcttgtaagccttgtgtgcccagggttcatgaaactttgagcagtaaaacgGTCGCTACATACCCTGtgcgttgcgtacaataggctggccggcttactaaggagatcatcgcgtccagcatactgcatctatgctttcatcctgcaatggcaatgaactatcagctgaaaggggaagtgcttgaatagtgattttttattgttaccctcactgagcaagtacgaacagtaagcctaaagacatgcaaaccatacaaaagctttaacacacctgccgtcccgtggtatgcggaagaaactcgtcccaggcttcttgtgggttctgccattgttgaagcaccacgatacacagcagtagctgctgtagcttggaccgccggacggcatggcgtcagcgcggtctgaaaatgttagtaagtggatgcttcgctgtgaAATTACgagaaagatatgtgcacgtcataagtgtaccaacaaacccctttgaatgattagctaatcgatgcacaatacaaaaccagtgaaacatctctgacccataaaactctgacttgcaaagatatacgtcaGGACCACTTACAAAGaccttcagaagtttccaggccgctatcccttgtaatgcaatggtatcgcggcctgggaactttagaacatcTTCGTACGTACGAAGTATCAGCAGtaccttgggaagaaaaatcgtagttgaaatttatgcggtaaaattatattggaaacgtcaaaaaaatttgtgagcagcttgcactagtggcacaaggctagcgaaacaacgaagatgatggccacttggctagtccagatttgcctccggcccaccaagaattattcgtgttccgagccttcgggaaacgcgtcgtgaagcatgcgaggcccagcgaatgcttctcaatattttgcaccgagcctatgacctagctgcccagctacgctcagcgcacagacgctcgcgtccgtggcagacgcagcacgcgtcgcctcggcttgacgccgtgccgcctttgctatactgcatacattgcacaatgttcccgtctagccgccgcatagagccacaaactttctttttagcgaacgtcccagtccttacaagcttcagaaaaaggttacaactgcgtgaatgagacgccacgtaagaaacaaactcgcacactcgaagcgcaacgtgtgtgtgtgcatctttctatgtttgttgcatggtgtcttattcgcgcaagtgtaaccgttttctgaaaaaaacacccaacaagaccaacaccatgtcattcaacaagcttcgcttgaaaacgtgcctcacctgttatctcacgcacgaaaacgccgacgcagccgacgttgacgaaagcgacgaaagcttctcgctgtcagtcatgcatgggcttgtcgctgggtagatggtgtttatgacagtacggctgaagaaaaataatcacgtaaggtgtgttgaatgaattgtttttatgtataaagaacataccaaatttgggcgtataattattattttgtaaaaacg
The nucleotide sequence above comes from Rhipicephalus microplus isolate Deutch F79 chromosome 2, USDA_Rmic, whole genome shotgun sequence. Encoded proteins:
- the LOC142790048 gene encoding uncharacterized protein LOC142790048 — encoded protein: MAAEAALQGPAVEVSKSGSHTLRCPDEQGGSSLVAGERISADFVLPEKTLTSHSAVTKGTCVTGRSQDCSDSTVRGTEQASQDPPEDVSANSSTPECPRENVRSCVPATMSPSMKYKQTIKHLQAKVAAQRKTIKRLRRQPHQAPSSTSKALEVIRPHVTEEVFKLLSAHVRLRPKRKGKRFPVWFKKFALHLNFRGPRAYRFPAPYFSLRSRHSNVAS